A window from Elusimicrobia bacterium HGW-Elusimicrobia-1 encodes these proteins:
- the efp gene encoding elongation factor P yields the protein MIDTSGFKNGTNIDVDGQPYTVVWFQHHKPGKGGAVMRVKLRHLKNGGQLERTFKSGEKFREVDLRRVKKQYLYKDGGGYYFMDLETFDNVGLSADVLGLKINFLKPDIEVEGLYLDGEFIGIDIPIIMEFKVEQTVPGVKGDTVSNVMKPATIETGAEVSVPLFIKEGDTIRIDTRTGDYVERA from the coding sequence ATGATAGACACATCAGGTTTCAAAAACGGAACGAACATCGACGTCGACGGTCAGCCCTACACCGTGGTATGGTTTCAGCACCATAAACCCGGAAAAGGCGGAGCCGTTATGCGGGTAAAACTACGCCATCTAAAAAACGGCGGTCAGTTGGAGCGCACTTTCAAGTCGGGCGAAAAATTCCGCGAAGTCGACCTCCGTCGCGTTAAAAAGCAATATCTCTACAAAGACGGCGGCGGCTATTACTTTATGGATTTGGAGACCTTCGATAACGTGGGGCTTTCCGCCGACGTGTTGGGCCTTAAAATCAATTTTCTCAAACCTGACATCGAGGTCGAGGGACTTTATCTCGACGGAGAATTTATAGGAATAGACATCCCTATCATAATGGAATTTAAGGTCGAGCAGACCGTTCCGGGCGTAAAAGGCGACACCGTATCCAACGTTATGAAGCCGGCCACCATAGAAACCGGGGCCGAAGTCAGTGTGCCTCTTTTTATAAAAGAGGGCGACACCATAAGAATCGACACCCGCACGGGCGATTACGTAGAGCGCGCCTGA
- a CDS encoding phosphoribosylpyrophosphate synthetase codes for MDLELKIFSGSANPELSTSIARLAGVPLGKMESSRFSDGESRISIEDNVRGSDVFIIQPTTPPVNESVMELLIIIDALRRASAGRITAVMPYYGYARQDRKSEPRVPITSKLIANLITAAGANRVLALDLHAGQIQGFFDIPVDHLYAAPVFLEYFKDRSNTVVVSPDAGGVERARAFGKRMNSELAIVDKRRPRPNQSEVLNLIGDVEGKRAVIVDDMVDTAGTIVQVAALLKKKGAKEVICVCTHAILSGDAKEKIEKSEISKIITTDTIYHKQLPPKILKLSVAGLLADAIKRIHANESVSSLFV; via the coding sequence ATGGATTTGGAACTCAAAATATTTTCCGGCAGCGCCAATCCCGAATTGTCGACATCCATAGCCCGTCTGGCCGGAGTGCCCCTCGGAAAAATGGAGTCGTCGAGATTTTCCGACGGCGAATCGCGCATAAGCATCGAAGATAATGTCCGCGGCTCCGACGTTTTCATAATACAACCCACCACTCCTCCGGTAAACGAGAGCGTGATGGAACTGCTGATAATAATAGACGCTTTGCGCCGCGCCTCCGCAGGACGGATAACGGCGGTTATGCCCTACTACGGATACGCCAGACAGGACAGAAAGTCCGAGCCCAGGGTCCCGATTACATCCAAACTCATAGCCAATCTGATAACGGCCGCCGGGGCCAACAGAGTGCTCGCGCTTGACCTGCACGCCGGTCAGATTCAGGGATTTTTCGATATTCCCGTCGACCATCTTTACGCCGCTCCGGTTTTTCTGGAATATTTTAAGGACCGTTCCAACACGGTAGTCGTATCGCCGGACGCCGGCGGCGTTGAACGCGCGCGCGCGTTCGGAAAGAGGATGAATTCGGAACTCGCCATTGTGGACAAACGCCGTCCCAGGCCGAACCAATCCGAGGTGCTCAATCTCATAGGCGACGTGGAGGGCAAAAGGGCCGTCATCGTGGACGATATGGTCGATACTGCCGGCACCATAGTTCAGGTCGCCGCGCTTCTTAAGAAAAAGGGCGCCAAAGAAGTCATTTGTGTTTGCACCCACGCCATACTTTCCGGCGACGCCAAAGAAAAAATAGAAAAATCCGAAATATCAAAAATCATCACGACGGATACGATATATCACAAGCAGCTTCCGCCCAAAATTCTTAAACTTTCAGTAGCCGGCCTGCTGGCCGACGCGATAAAAAGAATTCACGCCAACGAATCGGTAAGCTCTCTTTTCGTATAG
- a CDS encoding type II toxin-antitoxin system mRNA interferase toxin, RelE/StbE family: MSYIVKIKKSAEKEIYALPANIHQKIAEAILKLGKDVRPVGGVKLQGGRDGYRLRVGDYRIIYTIDDKNKIVEISGVGHRKEVYR; encoded by the coding sequence GTGAGTTATATTGTTAAGATCAAAAAATCCGCCGAGAAAGAAATTTATGCGCTTCCCGCAAATATTCATCAAAAAATAGCCGAAGCCATATTGAAATTAGGAAAAGATGTCAGGCCTGTCGGGGGCGTGAAACTGCAAGGCGGCAGGGACGGATATCGTCTTCGTGTCGGTGATTACAGAATTATTTATACCATAGATGACAAAAATAAAATTGTGGAAATCAGCGGTGTTGGCCACAGGAAAGAAGTTTACAGATAG
- a CDS encoding acetyl-CoA carboxylase, biotin carboxyl carrier protein: MSDVKEILKVIKDTDIAEIRVESGSFKFAAKRDVSSVVVSAGAPPAAAPEAAPPAKKRMPIKSPMVGTFFNAPAPDRPPLVIRGNHVEYSQKVGVVEAMKIFKDVVSPVKGVIVEVLVENNTPVEYGKELFLVETEE; this comes from the coding sequence ATGTCCGACGTAAAAGAAATACTAAAAGTCATAAAAGACACCGACATAGCCGAAATCCGCGTCGAATCCGGTTCGTTTAAGTTCGCCGCAAAAAGGGACGTATCGTCGGTCGTTGTCTCCGCCGGCGCTCCGCCCGCGGCAGCCCCCGAAGCGGCTCCTCCGGCCAAAAAGCGGATGCCCATCAAGTCGCCTATGGTCGGCACTTTTTTTAACGCGCCCGCGCCGGACCGTCCGCCGCTGGTCATTCGCGGCAATCACGTGGAATACTCCCAGAAGGTCGGCGTGGTCGAGGCGATGAAGATTTTCAAGGATGTGGTGTCGCCCGTAAAAGGCGTCATCGTCGAAGTTCTGGTTGAAAACAACACGCCGGTGGAATACGGAAAAGAGCTTTTTCTCGTCGAAACGGAAGAATAA
- the proB gene encoding glutamate 5-kinase, whose translation MNAIKYVIKIGSNLIVDEKRKVDTDVLGWLASEIVTLKNEGVACVLVTSGAIGVGRIKSGIDSKTLSIREKQALAAVGQPELMGYYRDAFARGGLSVAQILLTNEDFVSRARFMNIRNTIVTLLGYGVTPVINENDTVAVDEIKFGDNDTLSAHVASALGADTLVILTDVEGLYRGKFSAENLVGTVTRITPEIEKLAGAKSGSKYGTGGMASKIKAAKIAVDSGVRTVLAKPSAGLFGKIRAGAAAGTIFMPSRRMDSKKCWLAFGAKIKGSILIDKGAAAAVRSGKSLLASGVRGAEGVFGYGDAVNVCETPSGEAVARGLVNFSSADLAKIKGKHSGEIPAIIPGATAPEVVHRDNLVIIQAR comes from the coding sequence GTGAACGCCATTAAATACGTAATCAAGATAGGTTCAAATCTTATTGTCGACGAAAAAAGAAAGGTCGATACCGACGTTCTCGGCTGGCTGGCTTCTGAAATAGTGACACTGAAAAACGAAGGGGTCGCCTGCGTTCTGGTTACGTCCGGCGCCATAGGCGTGGGGCGCATAAAGAGCGGAATCGACTCGAAAACTTTGAGCATCAGGGAAAAACAGGCGCTTGCCGCCGTCGGACAGCCGGAGCTTATGGGCTATTACCGCGACGCCTTCGCGCGCGGCGGGCTGTCGGTCGCGCAGATACTCCTGACAAACGAGGATTTCGTGTCGCGCGCCAGATTCATGAACATCCGCAACACCATTGTCACTCTTTTGGGATACGGCGTCACACCCGTCATAAACGAGAATGACACCGTCGCCGTCGACGAAATAAAATTCGGCGATAACGACACACTGTCGGCGCACGTGGCTTCGGCTCTCGGAGCCGACACGCTGGTAATTCTGACCGATGTCGAAGGGCTCTACCGCGGCAAGTTTTCCGCCGAAAATCTCGTCGGCACCGTAACCCGCATAACCCCCGAAATAGAAAAACTCGCCGGCGCGAAATCCGGATCGAAATACGGCACCGGCGGAATGGCCTCAAAAATCAAAGCCGCCAAAATCGCCGTGGATTCCGGAGTAAGAACCGTGCTGGCAAAGCCCTCGGCCGGACTATTCGGCAAAATCAGGGCCGGCGCCGCCGCGGGCACCATATTTATGCCGTCGCGCAGAATGGATTCTAAAAAGTGCTGGCTGGCGTTCGGAGCCAAAATCAAGGGTTCGATTTTGATCGACAAAGGAGCCGCCGCCGCCGTGCGCTCCGGCAAGAGCTTACTTGCGTCGGGCGTGCGCGGCGCAGAAGGCGTATTCGGTTACGGCGACGCCGTGAATGTTTGCGAAACGCCGTCGGGCGAAGCCGTCGCGCGCGGGCTCGTGAATTTTTCGTCGGCAGACCTCGCCAAAATAAAAGGAAAACACTCCGGCGAAATACCCGCCATAATTCCGGGCGCGACCGCGCCCGAGGTTGTTCACCGCGACAACCTTGTTATAATCCAGGCGCGATAA
- the glmU gene encoding UDP-N-acetylglucosamine diphosphorylase/glucosamine-1-phosphate N-acetyltransferase yields the protein MSSKRASLSSGTDIVILAAGLGARMKSSTPKALQRICERPILRWILEAAFSVRASRVVVVCGHGAAEVAAAAKSWYPKDFAAGRLVFATQKKQLGSGDALKAALPKLSLKRTVLVLPGDAPLVRRSTIASLMKIFSRSDAAASVLTAELPEPFGYGRILRSGSGEFTGIVEHKDASDGQKAVAEINTGVYCFAPGHLKASISDVRPDNAKKEYYLTDVVGILRRRGLKVTAEKLADPSEALGINTRAELAAAEKNLRSAINGAHMASGVTFLNPENTCVGPDVRIGRDTTIQPGVFLKGRTVVGSGCVIGQGSYIKDSSIGDACSIRSSYIYESKIASDVLIGPFAHIRPGTVIKSKSRVGNFTEIKNSFVGDATKLSHLAYVGDTYLEGDINVGAGAITCNYDGVNKHRTRIGRGSFIGSNVNLVAPVRIGRRSLIGAGSTITSDVPDDTLAIERGRQFHKPRKKRR from the coding sequence ATGAGTTCAAAACGCGCGTCGTTATCGTCGGGCACGGATATCGTGATACTGGCCGCGGGCCTCGGCGCCAGAATGAAGTCGTCGACGCCCAAGGCGCTTCAGAGGATTTGCGAAAGGCCGATACTCCGCTGGATTTTAGAAGCGGCATTTTCCGTGCGCGCGTCGCGGGTCGTGGTAGTGTGCGGTCACGGAGCGGCGGAAGTTGCGGCCGCCGCGAAATCGTGGTACCCCAAAGATTTCGCCGCGGGCCGCCTTGTATTCGCAACGCAAAAAAAACAACTCGGTTCCGGAGACGCGCTCAAAGCCGCGCTGCCGAAGTTATCACTTAAAAGAACCGTGCTGGTTCTCCCGGGAGACGCTCCGCTTGTGCGGCGTTCGACCATAGCGTCGCTGATGAAAATATTTTCCCGTTCCGACGCGGCAGCTTCCGTGCTTACGGCGGAACTTCCCGAACCTTTCGGATACGGAAGGATATTGCGTTCTGGGTCGGGAGAGTTCACGGGGATTGTGGAGCATAAGGACGCCTCCGACGGGCAGAAAGCCGTCGCCGAAATAAACACGGGAGTTTACTGTTTCGCGCCGGGGCATCTTAAAGCGTCGATATCGGACGTGAGGCCGGACAACGCCAAAAAAGAGTATTATCTGACCGACGTGGTGGGCATTTTGCGCCGCAGGGGCTTGAAAGTGACGGCCGAAAAACTGGCCGACCCGTCGGAAGCGTTGGGCATAAACACCCGCGCGGAACTGGCCGCCGCCGAGAAAAATTTGCGCTCGGCCATAAACGGGGCGCATATGGCCTCGGGGGTGACATTTCTTAATCCCGAAAATACCTGCGTCGGGCCCGACGTGCGAATAGGCCGCGATACCACGATACAGCCGGGAGTTTTTCTTAAAGGCCGGACAGTAGTGGGTTCCGGCTGCGTGATAGGGCAGGGTTCCTACATCAAGGACAGCTCTATCGGAGACGCCTGCAGTATCAGGTCGTCGTACATATACGAGTCGAAAATAGCGTCGGACGTGCTTATAGGTCCGTTCGCCCACATTCGTCCCGGCACCGTCATCAAAAGTAAATCCCGCGTAGGGAATTTTACCGAGATAAAAAATTCCTTCGTCGGCGACGCGACAAAACTCTCGCACCTGGCTTACGTGGGCGATACGTATCTTGAAGGCGACATAAACGTGGGCGCGGGAGCCATCACCTGCAACTACGACGGCGTAAATAAACACCGCACACGCATAGGCAGAGGCAGTTTCATAGGTTCAAACGTCAATCTGGTGGCGCCCGTGCGAATCGGCCGCAGGTCTCTGATAGGCGCCGGCTCCACAATAACCTCGGACGTGCCCGACGACACGCTGGCCATCGAGCGCGGCCGGCAATTTCACAAACCGCGCAAAAAACGCCGGTAA
- a CDS encoding quinolinate synthase, translating to MKELRREILRLKEFRKAVILSHNYQADEIQDIADFTGDSLELARRAASLGDSVETVVFCGVYFMAETAAILNPSKKILIPDPLSGCPLADMITAKELSELKADNPGATAVCYVNSSAEVKAVSDICCTSSNAEKVVGTAAAAGGRVIFVPDRNLGDWVRRRTGADMIIWDGFCPTHDRVAADDIAAARLKHPSAKILAHPECRAEVLELADEVASTSGMLKIARESPDAEFIIVTESGLLWRLRKENPSKKFHSATPKLVCPNMKKNDLHKLHRVLKSMDAAVDVPEDVRVRAKKAIERMLSVK from the coding sequence GTGAAAGAACTCCGTCGGGAAATACTGCGCCTTAAAGAATTCCGCAAAGCCGTAATACTGTCCCATAATTATCAGGCGGACGAAATTCAGGATATAGCCGATTTTACGGGCGACTCGCTGGAACTTGCGCGCCGCGCGGCTTCTCTGGGCGATTCCGTAGAGACGGTGGTTTTCTGCGGCGTCTATTTTATGGCCGAGACGGCCGCGATTCTTAACCCCTCCAAAAAAATACTCATTCCCGATCCTCTGAGCGGCTGTCCCCTGGCCGATATGATTACCGCCAAAGAACTGTCGGAACTTAAAGCGGACAATCCCGGCGCGACGGCCGTCTGCTACGTGAATTCTTCGGCCGAAGTCAAGGCCGTATCGGACATTTGCTGCACGTCCTCCAACGCCGAAAAAGTCGTCGGGACGGCCGCGGCCGCCGGCGGGCGCGTAATATTTGTTCCCGACAGAAATCTGGGCGACTGGGTGCGCCGCCGCACGGGCGCGGATATGATTATCTGGGACGGATTTTGCCCCACGCACGACAGAGTCGCGGCGGACGACATCGCGGCCGCCCGCCTAAAACATCCGTCGGCAAAGATTCTGGCTCATCCCGAATGCAGGGCCGAAGTGCTGGAACTCGCCGACGAAGTCGCATCGACTTCGGGGATGTTAAAAATCGCGCGGGAGTCGCCTGATGCCGAGTTTATAATAGTGACCGAATCCGGCCTTCTGTGGCGGCTGCGAAAAGAAAATCCGTCCAAAAAATTCCATTCGGCAACGCCCAAGCTCGTCTGCCCGAATATGAAAAAAAACGACCTTCATAAACTTCACAGAGTTTTGAAATCAATGGATGCCGCCGTCGATGTGCCGGAAGATGTGCGCGTTCGCGCAAAAAAGGCGATAGAGAGAATGTTATCCGTGAAATGA
- a CDS encoding 50S ribosomal protein L25, producing MQEINLDVIVRQSTKKGEVKRSRESGQIPSVIYGRGEENINGYIDAKIFNKMIKNFSSGNTIFNLNVAGGVKKAIIKDIQIDVVKRDSIHVDFQIVSMASKIEVSVPLRISGEAPGVKLHGGILEHFIRELKVKCLPKDIPQSITVDVSGLEIGRGITVGELPKFEGVEFHADAHAMIVNVVAPKKEEVVAPEAATAAAEPEVISKGKKDEEGVEGEVKEGKEGKDVKEAKKPSDK from the coding sequence ATGCAGGAAATCAATCTGGACGTAATCGTACGGCAAAGCACAAAGAAGGGCGAGGTAAAGCGCTCGCGCGAATCGGGGCAAATACCCTCGGTTATTTACGGCAGGGGCGAGGAGAATATAAACGGTTACATCGACGCGAAAATCTTCAATAAGATGATTAAGAATTTTTCGTCGGGTAACACGATATTCAACCTTAATGTCGCCGGCGGCGTGAAAAAAGCCATCATCAAGGACATACAGATAGATGTCGTGAAACGCGACTCGATACACGTCGACTTTCAGATAGTTTCAATGGCTTCCAAAATCGAGGTATCGGTTCCGCTCAGGATTTCCGGCGAAGCGCCCGGTGTCAAACTGCACGGCGGTATTCTTGAGCATTTCATCCGCGAGCTGAAAGTAAAATGCCTGCCCAAAGATATTCCGCAGTCCATTACGGTCGATGTTTCCGGTCTCGAAATAGGCCGGGGTATTACCGTCGGGGAATTGCCTAAATTTGAAGGCGTGGAATTTCACGCCGACGCTCACGCCATGATCGTAAACGTGGTGGCTCCCAAGAAGGAAGAGGTTGTCGCGCCCGAAGCCGCCACCGCCGCCGCCGAGCCCGAAGTCATATCCAAGGGCAAGAAAGACGAGGAAGGCGTCGAGGGAGAGGTCAAAGAAGGCAAAGAAGGCAAAGACGTCAAGGAAGCCAAGAAACCTTCGGATAAATGA
- a CDS encoding aminoacyl-tRNA hydrolase: protein MTAAGRIKLLVGLGNPGERYRNTRHNAGFEVADSVAAALDADFREHSKYLLARAADVSVVKPSTFMNLSGEAVASLAAKRGFKPEEILVVCDDFALPLGKVRLRRDGSAGGHNGLKSVIGAVGGGFARLRVGVGPLPDGKDASDFVLERVSPPDSETLKSAVSLAAGVARRLLESNDKSSGTWSVSEPGEEL from the coding sequence ATGACCGCCGCCGGCCGAATAAAACTGCTCGTAGGACTGGGCAATCCCGGCGAGCGTTACCGCAATACCCGTCACAACGCGGGCTTCGAAGTGGCCGATTCAGTGGCCGCGGCCCTCGATGCGGATTTTAGGGAACATTCAAAATATCTGCTGGCCCGCGCCGCAGATGTATCGGTAGTTAAACCGTCGACGTTTATGAATCTGTCGGGAGAAGCCGTGGCTTCTCTGGCCGCCAAACGAGGTTTTAAGCCGGAAGAAATTCTGGTGGTGTGCGACGACTTCGCCTTGCCGCTGGGTAAAGTCAGATTGCGCCGCGACGGTTCGGCGGGCGGACACAACGGCTTAAAAAGCGTTATCGGCGCCGTGGGCGGCGGATTCGCCCGCCTCCGTGTGGGCGTGGGGCCTTTGCCTGACGGAAAGGATGCCTCGGATTTTGTGCTGGAGCGCGTATCGCCGCCGGACTCCGAGACGTTAAAATCGGCCGTCTCGCTTGCGGCCGGAGTGGCGCGGCGCCTGCTGGAATCAAACGATAAATCGTCCGGCACGTGGAGCGTTTCCGAACCTGGAGAAGAATTATGA
- a CDS encoding L-aspartate oxidase has product MLKTDFLVIGSGLAGLLTSLKLSETGEVTLITKRSLIDAATSLAQGGVACVTAADDDFRFHVKDTLVCGRGLSKKSIVEKVVRRAPEAIAELSKAGVKFDLTPSAEKTDTGEPGVVYPRAELGLEGGHSRRRILHVGDKTGASIEAALIKAVLAASPRIRVLENYAAIDLVTKNKIERLSSRRRGNVCYGAYALDVERGKVAEILASRTVLASGGAGKVYLYTSNPDVATGDGVAMAHRAGCRVSNMEFVQFHPTCLYYPGNKTLDGHSSARSFLISEALRGEGAVLTLKNGYKFMKGYHSSAELAPRDIVARAIDSELKKSGDDYVLLDISARPSDFIKKRFPKIYEACLAVGIDITTRPIPVVPSAHYFCGGVVVDEHGATDVAGLYAVGETASTGLHGANRLASNSLLECAAFAHFASEKIKSEMSSSARLKCFPKVPRWDPGAASSSDESVVISQNWDEIRRFMWNYVGIVRSDKRLRRARERIGLIKKEINEYYWNFHVSRDIIELRNIAVVADLVVRSASSRLESRGLHYNIDHPKKSAAYRKDTVV; this is encoded by the coding sequence ATGCTGAAGACCGACTTTCTCGTCATAGGTTCCGGCCTCGCCGGACTTCTTACGTCGCTGAAACTATCCGAAACGGGCGAAGTGACACTTATTACCAAGCGTTCTCTGATCGACGCGGCGACTTCTCTTGCGCAAGGCGGAGTGGCCTGCGTGACGGCCGCCGACGACGATTTTCGTTTTCACGTGAAAGATACGCTTGTGTGCGGACGCGGTTTGTCGAAAAAGTCCATAGTGGAAAAAGTTGTCCGCCGCGCGCCGGAGGCAATAGCGGAACTCTCGAAGGCGGGCGTGAAATTCGATTTGACCCCGTCGGCTGAAAAGACCGATACCGGCGAGCCCGGGGTGGTCTACCCTCGGGCCGAACTCGGGCTTGAGGGGGGACATTCCCGCAGGAGAATACTTCATGTCGGCGATAAAACCGGCGCTTCGATAGAAGCGGCGCTGATTAAAGCGGTTCTCGCCGCGTCGCCGCGCATAAGAGTGTTGGAAAATTACGCCGCGATAGACCTCGTCACAAAAAATAAGATAGAGCGGCTCTCTTCCCGCCGCCGAGGCAATGTTTGTTACGGCGCGTACGCGCTCGACGTGGAACGCGGCAAAGTCGCGGAGATTCTGGCTTCAAGAACTGTTCTGGCCTCCGGCGGCGCGGGCAAAGTTTATCTCTACACGTCGAACCCCGACGTGGCTACCGGAGACGGAGTGGCCATGGCTCATCGAGCCGGATGCCGCGTTTCCAATATGGAGTTCGTACAGTTTCACCCGACGTGTCTTTATTATCCCGGCAATAAAACTCTCGACGGCCACTCGTCGGCGCGCTCGTTTCTGATTTCAGAGGCGCTGCGCGGCGAAGGCGCCGTATTGACGCTTAAAAACGGATACAAATTTATGAAGGGGTATCATTCGTCGGCAGAACTCGCGCCGCGTGACATAGTGGCGCGGGCTATCGACTCGGAACTCAAAAAAAGCGGCGACGACTATGTGCTTCTGGACATAAGCGCCAGGCCGTCGGATTTCATAAAAAAGAGATTTCCCAAAATATACGAGGCCTGCCTTGCCGTAGGCATCGACATTACGACGCGGCCCATACCGGTGGTCCCGTCGGCGCATTATTTCTGCGGCGGCGTTGTCGTCGACGAACACGGCGCGACGGACGTCGCCGGGCTCTACGCCGTGGGCGAAACGGCTTCCACCGGACTTCACGGCGCCAACCGTCTTGCGTCGAACTCGCTTCTGGAATGCGCGGCTTTTGCGCATTTTGCGTCGGAAAAAATTAAATCGGAAATGTCCTCTTCCGCGCGTTTGAAGTGTTTCCCTAAAGTGCCCCGCTGGGATCCGGGCGCCGCGTCGAGTTCCGACGAGTCGGTCGTCATTTCCCAGAACTGGGACGAGATACGCCGGTTCATGTGGAACTATGTGGGCATAGTCCGCTCCGATAAACGACTTCGCCGCGCCCGCGAAAGAATCGGACTGATAAAAAAAGAGATAAACGAGTACTACTGGAATTTCCACGTTTCCCGCGACATAATAGAACTCAGGAACATCGCCGTAGTGGCCGATCTCGTGGTGCGTTCCGCCTCGTCGCGCCTTGAGTCGCGCGGGCTTCATTACAACATCGACCATCCAAAAAAATCCGCCGCGTACAGAAAAGACACGGTGGTTTGA
- the aroQ gene encoding type II 3-dehydroquinate dehydratase, whose amino-acid sequence MKNILVIHGPNLNLLGEREPEIYGKFTLDEINAKVAAKAVSLGIAADFFQSNSEGDIVDAIHAARKKYDGIIINPAAYTHTSVALRDAISASGLPVVEVHLSNIYKREDFRRKSLTADACVGQISGFGVVSYVLAVEALAARGQK is encoded by the coding sequence ATGAAAAACATACTTGTTATTCACGGGCCAAATCTCAATCTGCTGGGCGAGCGGGAACCCGAGATTTACGGCAAATTCACGCTCGACGAAATAAACGCCAAAGTCGCCGCAAAGGCCGTTTCTTTGGGCATTGCCGCAGATTTCTTCCAATCCAATTCCGAAGGCGACATAGTCGACGCCATTCACGCCGCCCGCAAAAAATATGACGGAATAATAATCAATCCGGCCGCCTATACGCACACCAGCGTGGCGCTAAGAGACGCAATCTCGGCTTCCGGCCTGCCGGTCGTAGAGGTTCATCTTTCTAATATCTATAAAAGAGAGGATTTCCGACGGAAATCCCTCACCGCCGACGCCTGCGTAGGACAGATATCCGGCTTTGGCGTCGTAAGCTATGTGCTGGCCGTGGAAGCTCTCGCCGCGCGCGGACAAAAATAA
- a CDS encoding redox-regulated ATPase YchF, producing MEIGIIGLPNVGKSSLFNLLTKAAAQTGNFPFTTIEPNVGVAAVSGDNRLKKLGEIYNPEKLTPASVRFVDVAGLVKNAHKGEGLGNTFLSHIRPLDAALDVLRAFVSDDVVPSGANGPEDERMIVDTELLLADLEYAVRAREKLAVASRSGDKFAAEGAAFLGAVVARLQKGEAVAGLVPPPLGPSSPFHLKDFLTAKPRFFVINSTAPFDPAERAGAVRIDVKLETEALELPPEERAGFLAEYGISRPASESIVAAAARLLDLIIFYTVVGTEVRARHIKRGSTALDAAAGIHTDMSKGFIKAEVLSFNDLLVAGSEKDARSRGLVRGEGRDYPVADGDIVRIHFR from the coding sequence ATGGAAATAGGCATAATCGGTTTGCCCAACGTCGGCAAATCCTCCCTGTTTAATCTTCTGACGAAGGCCGCCGCCCAGACGGGAAACTTTCCGTTTACCACCATAGAGCCCAACGTCGGCGTGGCGGCGGTTTCCGGCGACAATCGTCTCAAAAAGCTTGGGGAAATTTACAATCCCGAAAAACTTACCCCGGCATCGGTGCGTTTTGTCGACGTTGCGGGGTTGGTCAAAAACGCCCACAAGGGCGAAGGTCTGGGCAACACGTTTCTGTCGCACATAAGACCGCTGGACGCCGCCCTCGATGTCCTTCGCGCGTTTGTGTCCGACGATGTGGTCCCGTCGGGCGCGAACGGTCCGGAAGACGAGCGGATGATTGTCGATACCGAACTGCTGCTGGCCGACCTTGAATATGCCGTCCGCGCGCGGGAAAAACTCGCGGTCGCGTCAAGAAGCGGCGACAAATTCGCGGCCGAGGGCGCGGCGTTTCTGGGCGCAGTCGTCGCGCGGCTGCAAAAGGGCGAAGCCGTCGCCGGGCTGGTTCCGCCGCCGCTCGGCCCGTCGTCGCCGTTTCACCTGAAAGATTTTTTAACCGCGAAGCCGCGCTTTTTCGTTATCAATTCCACGGCGCCTTTTGATCCGGCCGAGCGCGCCGGCGCGGTAAGAATAGACGTTAAGCTTGAGACGGAAGCGCTGGAACTTCCGCCGGAGGAAAGAGCCGGTTTTCTTGCGGAATACGGAATATCGCGCCCCGCTTCCGAGAGTATAGTCGCCGCGGCCGCGCGGCTTCTGGATCTCATAATTTTCTATACCGTCGTCGGTACCGAAGTACGGGCCCGTCACATAAAAAGGGGTTCCACGGCTCTGGACGCCGCCGCGGGCATACACACCGATATGTCCAAAGGATTCATAAAGGCCGAGGTATTGTCTTTTAACGACCTTCTCGTCGCCGGTTCCGAAAAAGACGCCCGCTCGCGCGGTCTTGTCCGGGGCGAAGGTCGTGATTATCCGGTGGCCGACGGCGACATCGTAAGGATACACTTTCGCTGA